Proteins encoded together in one Gallus gallus isolate bGalGal1 unplaced genomic scaffold, bGalGal1.mat.broiler.GRCg7b scaffold_95, whole genome shotgun sequence window:
- the LOC121108938 gene encoding LOW QUALITY PROTEIN: beta-1,3-galactosyltransferase 4-like (The sequence of the model RefSeq protein was modified relative to this genomic sequence to represent the inferred CDS: deleted 2 bases in 2 codons): MALRSAPRRSMQPYGAPLRPTALHAALWRSAPPHGAPCSPMALRGRRAGSFRDSYSTLSQKTLLLLGWALRFCSAASFVLKADDDTFVHTPALVAHLRGPPAPPPIYYMGRVHDGVRPRRDPRGRHHVPEALYPEPSFPPYCSGSAYALSMGAVRLVLDAAPRTPKVTPEDVFVGLCAHRAGIAPRHVERMGGGARFPDDPCCYGGFLLSAHRVGPDGMRRAWGYVGGWGGWEGGREGRGPCGVMQWLGGVLRCRALALLSGGWG, translated from the exons atggcgctccgctccgccccacggcgctccatgcagccctatggcgctccgctccgccccacggcgctccatgcagccctatggcgctccgctccgccccacggcgctccatgcagccctatggcgctaCGGGGACGTCGTGCAGGGTCGTTCCGCGACTCGTACTCCACGCTGAGCCAGAAGACGCTGCTCCTCCTCGGCTGGGCGCTGCGCTTCTGCTCGGCCGCCTCCTTCGTCCTCAAAGCGGACGACGATACGTTCGTGCACACGCCGGCCCTCGTGGCCCACCTGCGGGGCCCCCCCGCTCCGCCCCCCATCTATTACATGGGGAGGGTCCACGACGGGGTGAGACCCCGCAGGGACCCCCGCGGCCGCCACCACGTGCCGGAGGCGCTGTACCCCGAGCCGTCGTTCCCCCCCTATTGCAGCGGCAGCGCTTACGCTCTGTCGATGGGGGCGGTGCGGCTCGTGCTCGACGCCGCCCCCCGCACCCCGAAAGTGACCCCCGAGGACGTCTTCGTGGGGCTGTGCGCCCACCGGGCCGGGATCGCC CCCCGGCACGTGGaaaggatgggggggggggcgcgctTCCCCGACGACCCGTGTTGTTAC GGGGGGTTTTTGCTCAGCGCCCACCGCGTGGGGCCGGACGGGATGAGGAGGGCGTGGGGTTACgtcggggggtggggggggtgggagggggggcgggaggggagggggccgTGCGGGGTGATGCAGTGGTTGGGGGGGGTGCTGAGGTGCAGGGCGCTGGCGCTGCTCTCCGGggggtggggctga